In the Methanobrevibacter thaueri genome, one interval contains:
- a CDS encoding Ig-like domain-containing protein yields MKFKEVFKLLILLCFVVSIAGVSAVDCNDTGIDDSDLCSQNMIDDTSSSNIDDFKLKDDKGNFSNLVSEIGNARPGDVISLDNDYYVENETSGIIINCDNVTIDGRGFTFYGGEGIKDFSLITVHGSNVVLRDIVFNSFRCGESGHLIDWYGTQGNVSSCSFYNNFANYGGVIDWSGSSGHVEYCEFLDNFAFNDGGAIYAIGNGFNLYMTYFDNNSAEVGGAVYVNGKNYRIDYCQFINNSASNGGAVHGSEMEGMIVNCYFYNNTADIGGAIECISDNSQILNSTFEDNNASEGGAIYLEGSDAIISNNTFVNNGANLGGAIEISNNRNSTINASRFYDNHAEIGGAICSDDENCILDCLFDGNTASFGGAIYSEVVSIEDSIFTNNEADSYGGAVFIGEVGEIFKSVFNNNSAEIAGAIFFEDFLNISDSEFGDNVGKLFSSNNVISDRGVIILNNITSDSPIFLKSVEINFAGIENNVYGSMLSISFNVTNQSGIYANPNATVLLKINGNVYYANASDGNAVFKISNLDAGEYKYVAVYKCPDFVEYELYGNFTVNPLKASITAKTASFVINYGGKYSITLKDEKGNFVPSQTVTFVLNGKTIGSAKTNSKGVATIKLTSIALKTAKAGSKKLVIKVKGKNCKVSDKTVNVKINKEKVKIISKKKSFKRSQKTKKYVVTLKNTKGKAIKKAKVTLKVKGKKYKAKTNSKGKATFKVKKLTKKGKYKATIKFSGNKYYKKASKKVKITVKK; encoded by the coding sequence ATGAAGTTTAAAGAAGTTTTTAAGTTGCTTATACTATTATGCTTTGTTGTTTCAATTGCAGGCGTGTCTGCTGTTGACTGCAATGATACGGGCATTGATGATTCTGATTTGTGCTCACAGAACATGATCGATGATACATCAAGTTCAAATATAGACGATTTTAAATTAAAGGATGATAAAGGCAATTTCTCTAATCTTGTAAGTGAAATAGGAAATGCCCGCCCCGGAGACGTAATCAGTTTGGATAATGACTATTATGTGGAAAATGAAACCTCTGGAATTATAATTAATTGCGATAATGTGACCATTGACGGTAGGGGATTCACATTTTATGGCGGTGAAGGTATCAAGGACTTCAGTTTGATTACTGTACATGGGTCCAATGTTGTTCTTCGAGATATTGTGTTCAATTCCTTCAGGTGTGGCGAATCTGGCCATTTGATTGATTGGTATGGAACTCAAGGAAATGTGTCCTCCTGCAGCTTTTACAATAATTTTGCGAATTATGGGGGAGTCATTGACTGGTCAGGTTCATCCGGGCATGTTGAATATTGTGAATTTTTGGATAATTTTGCATTCAACGATGGAGGAGCCATATATGCCATTGGTAACGGATTCAACCTATATATGACATATTTCGATAATAATTCTGCTGAGGTAGGCGGTGCCGTCTATGTGAATGGAAAAAACTATAGAATTGATTATTGTCAATTTATAAATAATTCTGCCAGCAACGGTGGAGCGGTTCATGGCTCTGAAATGGAAGGTATGATTGTTAATTGTTATTTTTACAATAATACTGCTGATATTGGTGGTGCTATTGAATGTATAAGTGACAATAGCCAAATACTGAACAGCACATTTGAAGATAACAATGCCAGTGAAGGTGGTGCCATATACCTTGAAGGTTCAGATGCCATCATATCCAACAATACATTCGTCAATAATGGCGCCAATTTAGGAGGAGCAATTGAAATCTCAAACAATAGGAATTCCACAATCAACGCTTCACGCTTTTATGACAATCATGCTGAAATCGGAGGTGCAATTTGCAGTGATGACGAAAATTGCATTTTAGATTGTCTTTTTGACGGCAACACTGCAAGTTTTGGTGGTGCTATCTATTCAGAAGTAGTAAGTATTGAAGATTCCATTTTTACAAATAATGAAGCTGATTCATACGGAGGAGCCGTATTTATTGGTGAAGTGGGAGAAATTTTCAAATCTGTGTTTAATAATAATTCTGCTGAAATTGCAGGTGCAATATTTTTCGAAGATTTTTTAAACATATCTGATTCTGAATTTGGGGACAATGTTGGAAAATTGTTTTCCTCAAATAATGTTATTTCAGATAGGGGAGTAATCATTTTAAACAATATAACTTCCGATAGCCCGATTTTTTTAAAATCAGTCGAAATTAACTTTGCAGGCATTGAAAACAATGTTTATGGCAGTATGCTGTCTATCAGTTTCAATGTAACAAATCAATCCGGCATATACGCAAACCCTAATGCTACAGTATTGCTTAAGATTAATGGAAATGTTTACTACGCCAATGCAAGCGACGGTAATGCGGTTTTCAAAATTTCCAATTTGGATGCGGGCGAATATAAATATGTTGCGGTTTATAAATGCCCTGATTTTGTCGAATATGAGTTATATGGCAATTTCACTGTTAATCCTTTAAAAGCAAGCATAACCGCCAAGACCGCCAGTTTTGTTATAAATTATGGCGGTAAATATAGCATCACTCTAAAGGATGAAAAAGGCAATTTTGTCCCGTCCCAAACAGTCACTTTCGTTTTGAATGGTAAAACTATAGGTTCTGCTAAAACCAATTCTAAGGGTGTTGCAACCATAAAACTAACTTCAATAGCTTTAAAAACTGCAAAAGCAGGTTCTAAAAAACTTGTTATTAAAGTCAAAGGCAAAAACTGTAAAGTTAGCGATAAGACGGTTAATGTAAAGATCAACAAGGAAAAAGTGAAAATCATTTCCAAAAAGAAATCCTTCAAAAGATCTCAAAAAACCAAAAAGTATGTTGTGACCTTGAAGAACACTAAAGGCAAAGCAATTAAAAAGGCTAAAGTCACTTTAAAAGTCAAAGGTAAAAAATACAAGGCCAAAACCAATTCAAAAGGTAAGGCCACATTTAAAGTAAAGAAATTGACTAAAAAAGGCAAATACAAAGCCACCATTAAATTTTCAGGCAACAAATACTATAAAAAGGCAAGCAAAAAGGTTAAAATCACTGTTAAAAAGTAG
- a CDS encoding 30S ribosomal protein S15 has product MARPEWVTYSDEEIEEMILKFNKEGKSTSEIGIILRDQYGIPSVKDVTGERITQILKRNGQAGEYPEDLMNLIRRAVNIRDHLEENPKDLHSKRGLTIIEARIRRLASYYVSEGALPEGWRYNPREAALLVK; this is encoded by the coding sequence ATGGCAAGACCAGAATGGGTAACTTATAGTGACGAAGAAATTGAAGAAATGATTTTAAAATTTAACAAAGAAGGTAAAAGTACCTCCGAAATTGGTATCATCTTAAGAGACCAATACGGAATTCCATCAGTTAAAGATGTGACTGGTGAAAGAATTACCCAAATTTTAAAAAGAAACGGTCAAGCTGGTGAATACCCAGAAGATTTAATGAACTTAATCAGAAGAGCAGTTAACATCAGAGACCACTTAGAAGAAAACCCTAAAGATTTACACTCTAAAAGAGGGTTAACAATCATCGAAGCTAGAATCAGAAGATTAGCATCTTACTACGTAAGTGAAGGTGCATTACCAGAAGGTTGGAGATATAATCCAAGAGAAGCAGCACTCCTTGTTAAATAG
- a CDS encoding XTP/dITP diphosphatase, which produces MITFITGNEHKVKEAENIFKDYDIKLEHIDLGYEEPQGTLEEVAISGAKYASRKLGKPVIVEDAGLFIKALNGFPGTYSHYVQDTIGNQGILKLLTDADDRYAEFRSVIGYCAPNSEPKIFLGKVKGEIAVEERGDLGFAFDPLFYVPSLGKTFGELTTDEKNQFSHRKNSLEQFIKWYSTKE; this is translated from the coding sequence ATGATAACATTTATAACTGGTAACGAACATAAAGTTAAAGAAGCAGAGAATATTTTCAAGGATTATGACATTAAACTTGAGCATATTGATTTAGGTTACGAAGAGCCTCAGGGAACTCTTGAGGAAGTGGCCATATCAGGCGCAAAATATGCGAGTCGTAAACTTGGAAAACCTGTGATTGTTGAAGATGCTGGTTTATTCATTAAAGCTTTAAATGGATTTCCGGGAACATATTCACATTATGTTCAAGATACTATTGGAAATCAAGGAATTTTAAAGTTATTAACCGATGCTGATGACCGTTATGCCGAATTCAGGTCAGTTATTGGGTACTGTGCCCCCAATTCTGAGCCCAAGATCTTTTTAGGCAAGGTCAAAGGAGAAATCGCAGTTGAAGAAAGAGGGGATTTAGGATTCGCTTTTGATCCATTGTTTTATGTGCCTAGTTTAGGTAAGACATTCGGAGAACTTACAACTGATGAAAAAAACCAATTTTCACATAGAAAAAATTCTTTAGAACAGTTTATCAAATGGTATTCTACTAAAGAGTAA